Proteins encoded within one genomic window of Stigmatopora argus isolate UIUO_Sarg chromosome 21, RoL_Sarg_1.0, whole genome shotgun sequence:
- the vps28 gene encoding vacuolar protein sorting-associated protein 28 homolog, with protein MFHGIPVSGSMGGGAPANKPELYEEVKLYKNAREREKYDNMAELFAVVKTLQALEKAYIKDCVTPNEYTASCYRLLEQYKAAFRQVQGSDVGSIDDFCRKYRLDCPLAMERIKEDRPITIKDDKGNLNRCIADIVSLFITVMDKLRLEIRAMDEIQPDLRELMETMNRMSNMPPDSEAKDKVKLWLNTLSSMSASDELDDSQVRQMLFDLESAYNAFNRFLHSS; from the exons ATGTTCCATGGAATACCGGTTTCAGGGAGCATGGGAGGAG GAGCTCCAGCCAACAAGCCCGAGTTATATGAG GAGGTGAAATTGTACAAAAACGCCAGAGAACGAGAAAA GTACGACAACATGGCAGAGTTGTTTGCTGTGGTCAAGACCCTTCAGGCCCTGGAGAAAGCCTATATTAAGGACTGCGTCACCCCCAATGA GTACACGGCCTCGTGTTACAGATTGCTGGAGCAGTACAAGGCGGCGTTCAGGCAGGTTCAGGGTTCCGACGTGGGCTCCATTGATGACTTCTGCCGCAAGTACAGA CTCGACTGCCCGCTCGCCATGGAAAGAATTAAAGAGGATCGTCCAATCACCATCAAGGACGACAAGGGCAACTTGAACCGCTGCATCGCTGACATCGTTTCT CTGTTTATCACTGTCATGGACAAACTGAGACTGGAGATCAGAGCCATGGATGAG atcCAACCAGATCTGCGCGAACTGATGGAAACGATGAACCGAATGAGCAACATGCCACCCGATTCAGAGGCCAAAGACAAAGTCAAACTCTG GTTGAACACCCTCAGCAGCATGTCGGCGTCGGACGAGCTGGACGACAGTCAAGTGCGGCAGATGCTTTTCGACCTGGAGTCGGCTTACAATGCCTTCAACCGCTTTTTGCACTCCTCTTGA
- the grinaa gene encoding glutamate receptor, ionotropic, N-methyl D-aspartate-associated protein 1a (glutamate binding): MSKDKSGYPGIGESNPLHNNIYGPPQPGFGLPPPNYSQAPGGPYPPAAGYGQPGFPQQGFAPGPYPQMPYPQMPYPQGPYPQAPYQQPGQPGFPVDPSAPGESPGYHGDIPPTYYDNEDFTNSGFEDKSIRQAFIRKVFLVLTVQLLVTFSFVAVFTFVDEAKVFVRRNPWTYYISYVVFLVSLIVLSCCGEFRRKHPWNLVALAILTLSLSYMVGMIASFYDTDTVIMAVGITAVVCFTVVLFSLQSKYDFTSCQGVLFVCLIVLLLFGILCMFIRHKILHIVYASLGALLFTCFLAVDTQLLLGNKKLSLSPEEYVFAALNLYTDIINIFLYILAIVGRSRE, from the exons ATGTCGAAGGACAAGAGTGGCTACCCCGGAATCGGGGAGTCCAACCCGCTCCACAATAACATATACGGACCCCCGCAGCCGGGCTTCGGCCTGCCGCCGCCTAACTACAGTCAAGCCCCTGGGGGGCCGTACCCGCCCGCCGCCGGTTACGGCCAGCCGGGCTTCCCGCAACAGGGCTTCGCCCCAGGGCCGTACCCGCAGATGCCTTACCCGCAGATGCCCTACCCGCAGGGGCCTTACCCCCAGGCTCCCTACCAGCAACCGGGGCAGCCGGGCTTTCCTGTGGATCCCTCCG CACCAGGCGAGAGCCCCGGTTACCACGGCGACATCCCTCCCACTTACTACGACAACGAGGACTTCACCAACTCGGGCTTTGAGGACAAGAGCATCCGGCAGGCCTTCATCAGAAAA GTGTTCTTGGTCCTCACCGTGCAGCTGCTGGTCACCTTCTCCTTCGTGGCCGTGTTCACCTTCGTGGACGAAGCCAAAGTGTTTGTGCGGCGCAACCCGTGGACCTACTACATCTCCTACGTGGTCTTCCTCGTCTCTCTCATCGTGCTCAGCTGTTGCGGGGAATTCCGACGCAAGCACCCTTGGAACTTGGTGGCGCtg GCCATTCTGACCTTGAGCCTCTCCTACATGGTGGGAATGATCGCCAGCTTCTACGACACCGACACTGTCATCATGGCCGTGGGCATCACTGCCGTAGTTTGCTTCACCGTGGTCCTCTTCTCGCTACAG AGCAAATACGACTTCACTTCCTGCCAAGGCGTGCTCTTCGTGTGCCTGATCGTCCTCCTGCTCTTCGGAATCCTCTGCATGTTCATCCGCCACAAGATCTTGCACATCGTCTACGCCTCGCTGGGTGCCCTGCTGTTCACTTGC TTCTTGGCCGTGGACACTCAGCTTCTCCTGGGCAACAAGAAGCTGTCTCTGAGTCCCGAGGAGTACGTCTTCGCCGCCCTCAACCTCTACACGGACATCATCAATATTTTCCTCTACATCCTGGCCATTGTGGGACGCTCCCGCGAATGA
- the mapk15 gene encoding mitogen-activated protein kinase 15, which produces MSKSVKSASMPEVEEHISTKYDIKKRLGKGAYGIVWKAVDRQTGEIVAVKKIFDAFTNKTDAQRTFREVMFLQEFGDHPNVVKLQNVIRAQNDKDIYLIFEYMDSDLHAVIKKGTLLKDIHKRYVMYQLLKAVKYLHSGNVIHRDQKPSNVLVDSDCVVKLCDFGLARSLTQDQEDRCNPALTEYVATRWYRAPEILLGSSRYTKGVDMWSLGCILGEMLLGKTLFPGTSTMNQIEKIMSAIPHPCPEDVLALKSEIGSSVIQRMLLRPQLLVEDLLKASAPPDAVDLVKRLLVFNPDKRLTAEKALQHPYVARFHNPGKEPSLHHDVVLPLDDDVRLSVEQYRNKLYEMIRERKSHQGLLRLIHPKEEVTGKVSNKERGDEKQGGKMEGSPKEAGDPTPRPPGDKVDQSENAHLGKCTYNPITHAPNGFVYSAGTRSAMQTCGSDTLSPTESGRENTSMDQIIQRGRSAPPHPKRAFSLSLTQTQNNPLVRKTHSPPGLCVANANQNQLSSSQGCDARPAPRFSKKVFQNNCNVSAAGDPRAKLGSYCQAYGTIAKSQLDDLLQGNQ; this is translated from the exons ATGAGCAAAAGTGTTAAATCCGCCAGCATGCCTGAAGTGGAGGAACACATTTCTACGAAATACGACATCAAGAAAAGACTTGGAAAAGGG GCGTACGGCATCGTTTGGAAAGCGGTGGACAGACAAACGGGTGAGATTGTGGCtgtcaaaaagatttttgaCGCCTTCACGAATAAGACTGATGCTCAG cGGACATTTCGAGAAGTCATGTTCCTTCAG GAATTTGGCGATCATCCCAACGTGGTCAAACTCCAAAATGTCATCAGAGCCCAAAACGACAAAGATATTTATCTGATTTTTGAGTACATGG ATAGCGACTTGCATGCCGTCATAAAAAAAGGAACGCTGCTGAAAGACATCCATAAGCGTTATGTCATGTACCAGCTGCTCAAAGCGGTCAAATATCTGCACTCGGGCAACGTTATCCACCGTGACCAAAAG CCTTCCAACGTTCTGGTGGACTCTGACTGCGTGGTTAAACTGTGCGACTTCGGCTTGGCCCGATCCCTAACGCAAGACCAGGAGGACAGATGTAACCCGGCCCTGACGGAATACGTGGCCACCAGGTGGTACCGAGCTCCGGAGATCCTGCTGGGCTCCTCCAG GTACACCAAAGGCGTCGACATGTGGAGCTTGGGTTGCATCTTGGgagaaatgctgctaggaaaaaCCTTATTCCCCGGAACGTCCACCATGAATCAGATCGAGAAGATCATGAGCGCCATTCCGCACCCGTGTCCGGAAG ACGTCCTCGCCCTCAAGTCTGAGATCGGCTCGTCGGTCATCCAGAGGATGTTACTGAG GCCTCAATTACTGGTGGAGGATCTCCTGAAGGCTTCCGCGCCCCCCGACGCCGTGGACCTCGTGAAGCGTCTGCTGGTTTTCAACCCCGACAAGCGGTTGACGGCGGAAAAAGCTCTGCAGCATCCTTATGTCGCCAG gttCCACAATCCGGGCAAGGAACCGTCTCTCCACCACGACGTGGTACTACCACTGGATGACGACGTGCGGTTATCTGTGGAGCAGTACCGCAATAAACTATACGAG ATGATCCGAGAACGAAAAAGCCACCAAGGCCTGCTCCGACTCATTCACCCCAAAGAAGAGGTCACCGGGAAAGTCAGCAACAAGGAGAGAGGGGACGAAAAACAGGGTGGAAAAATGGAAGGAAGTCCGAAAGAAGCGGGCGACCCAACGCCGCGTCCGCCCGGCGACAAGGTGGACCAATCGGAGAACGCTCACCTGGGGAAATGCACTTACAATCCAATTACTCACGCTCCGA ATGGTTTTGTTTACTCTGCTGGTACCAGATCGGCAATGCAGACTTGCGGAAGTGACACTCTGTCGCCAACAGAAAGCGGCAGAGAAAACACA TCCATGGACCAGATTATCCAGCGCGGTCGTTCCGCGCCGCCGCACCCCAAACGTGCCTTCTCCCTATCACTAACCCAAACTCAGAACAACCCTTTAGTACGTAAGACCCACTCACCGCCGGGACTGTGCGTCGCTAACGCAAACCAG AACCAGCTCTCCAGCTCGCAAGGATGCGACGCTCGGCCGGCGCCGAGATTCAGCAAGAAAGTCTTCCAGAATAACTGCAATGTGTCGGCAGCAGGCGACCCGCGCGCTAAACTTGGCAGCTACTGCCAAGCGTACGGAACGATTGCCAAGTCGCAGCTGGACGACCTCCTCCAGGGCAACCAGTAG